A genome region from Ctenopharyngodon idella isolate HZGC_01 chromosome 5, HZGC01, whole genome shotgun sequence includes the following:
- the LOC127512672 gene encoding zona pellucida sperm-binding protein 3-like, translated as MYIPTSCFACMQVLLATTMPDRKLIGTIVILSICVTAAIRNLKEGPMIGPDSRQYKVASLPIEDHRDDNTDVPSSRVAPVQVLCTERSMIVLIRADLHSNGRHVTAEEFSLGWSTESCKAFQYSDTEYVIKADLHQCGSELKTDGDHLVYSNQLIYTPMQNSFGIVRTSAASIPVECNYKRTHFVSSIDVKPSWEPFTSTITAVELIGFSFYLMNDDWRTKRLSYVYHLGEVMNIQASFLMAEHAPFRLVMDSCVVTLEPNAASLPHYVFIQNHGCLVDSKVPDSSARFMPRKQNHVLQMQMDAFRFHEDHRNAIYITCQLKIVDMELNIMNKACTYSGNRWISVDGKDELCECCKNTCDVIKQKHIGKWSRLPKSSVSRDKTESNMVLLGPITVLG; from the exons ATGTACATTCCCACTTCCTGCTTTGCTTGTATGCAGGTTCTTTTGGCTACGACGATGCCAGACCGTAAACTTATAGGGACTATTGTTATATTAAGTATATGCGTTACAGCCGCCATTCGTAATTTAAAGGAAGGTCCGATGATAGGGCCAGATTCTAGACAGTACAAAGTCGCATCTTTACCGATTGAGGATCACAGAGATGATAATACAGACGTGCCGTCTAGCAGAGTTGCACCTGTGCAGGTGCTTTGCACTGAGCGAAGCATGATTGTGCTAATCAGAGCGGACCTTCACTCCAACGGCCGTCATGTCACTGCTGAAGAGTTTAGCCTCGGCTGGTCAACCGAGAGCTGCAAAGCCTTTCAGTACAGTGATACTGAATATGTGATTAAAGCAGATTTGCACCAGTGTGGCTCTGAATTAAAG acTGATGGAGATCATTTGGTTTATTCAAACCAACTGATCTACACTCCTATGCAGAACAGCTTCGGTATTGTTAGGACAAGTGCCGCTTCTATTCCTGTTGAATGTAACTACAAAAG GACCCACTTTGTAAGCAGTATTGATGTGAAGCCTTCCTGGGAGCCATTTACATCTACCATAACAGCTGTGGAATTGATTGGGTTTTCCTTTTATCTTATGAatg atgATTGGAGGACTAAAAGGTTGTCCTATGTGTACCACCTTGGGGAAGTGATGAATATCCAGGCTTCTTTCTTGATGGCTGAGCATGCTCCCTTCAGATTAGTAATGGACAGTTGTGTGGTCACTCTGGAGCCTAATGCCGCATCACTGCCCCACTACGTGTTCATTCAGAACCATGG ATGTCTTGTTGACTCTAAAGTGCCAGACTCCAGTGCCCGTTTCATGCCCAGAAAACAAAATCATGTGCTTCAGATGCAGATGGATGCTTTCCGTTTCCATGAAGACCACCGGAATGCT ATCTATATTACATGCCAGCTGAAGATTGTTGATATGGAGTTGAATATCATGAACAAGGCCTGTACCTATTCTGGAAACAG GTGGATCAGTGTGGATGGTAAGGATGAGCTTTGTGAATGCTGTAAGAATACTTGTGATGTCATCAAGCAGAAACATATTGGCAAGTGGAGTAGACTACCAAAAAGTTCAGTCAGTAGAG ATAAAACAGAGTCCAACATGGTGCTGCTTGGTCCCATAACAGTTCTTGGCTAA